One Danio rerio strain Tuebingen ecotype United States chromosome 22, GRCz12tu, whole genome shotgun sequence genomic window carries:
- the tm4sf4 gene encoding transmembrane 4 L6 family member 4, whose amino-acid sequence MCSGNFAKCLGITLIPLAIICVLCNILLFFPSGKVADQSQDITDEVFYLGGILGSGVLMIFPALVFLGLKNNDCCGCCGNESCGKRFAMFSSILFAAAGAVGAGYSVIVSCVALNHGPKCFLSDGSNNATYPFTDGNYLSNRTMWELCAGPGDIVTWHLTLFSILLITGIVQIGLCAFQVINGLIGTICGDCCGCCKE is encoded by the exons ATGTGCTCTGGAAATTTCGCCAAGTGTCTGGGCATCACGCTCATCCCGCTGGCCATCATCTGCGTCCTCTGCAACATCCTGCTCTTTTTCCCCAGCGGGAAAGTGGCCGATCAGAGCCAAGACATCACCGACGAAGTCTTTTACCTGGGGGGAATTTTGGGATCTGGAGTGCTG atGATTTTCCCTGCTCTGGTTTTCCTGGGCTTGAAGAACAACGACTGCTGCGGCTGCTGTGGGAATGAGAGCTGCGGGAAACGATTTGCG ATGTTCAGCTCTATTCTGTTTGCGGCGGCGGGAGCAGTGGGCGCCGGTTACTCCGTCATTGTGTCCTGTGTGGCTCTAAATCACGGACCCAAATGTTTTTTAAGCGACGGCAGCAATAACGCCACTTACCCATTCACCGACGG AAACTACCTGTCAAACCGTACGATGTGGGAGCTGTGTGCGGGACCCGGAGATATCGTCACCTGGCACCTGACACTGTTCTCCATCCTGCTGATCACCGGGATTGTCCAGATCGGACTGTGTGCTTTCCAGGTGATCAACGGATTGATCGGCACCATCTGTGGAGACTGCTGCGGCTGCTGCAAG GAATAA